In the Ilumatobacteraceae bacterium genome, one interval contains:
- the coxB gene encoding cytochrome c oxidase subunit II: MTRTLPATLDPSGSAAREIAELWWLLVGLGAVAFVVVAVGLGIGLLRRPADDGDVARPAAGRWLIGGGVVLPTVLIVVVLVATVASMRAVSSDPTDDAVRIEVTGHQWWWEVRYPDDGVVTANEVHIPAGRDVVLELRSADVIHSFWVPALAGKMDLLPERSNTLVIDADRPGRYEGVCAEFCGIQHANMQLVVVAHDEPGFAGWLDAQRQPAVEPTGELETRGEHVFVDRGCAGCHRVGGTDAAGDDGPDLTHVASRAAIAAGTLDNTLPNLREWILDPHAIKDGVLMPAVQLDPDELDALVAYVGALR, translated from the coding sequence ATGACACGCACACTCCCCGCCACGCTCGACCCCAGCGGTTCCGCCGCCCGGGAGATCGCCGAACTGTGGTGGCTCCTGGTCGGACTCGGTGCGGTCGCCTTCGTGGTCGTCGCAGTCGGTCTCGGGATCGGACTCCTCCGACGCCCGGCCGACGACGGTGACGTGGCTCGACCGGCGGCCGGAAGGTGGCTGATCGGCGGCGGGGTGGTGCTGCCGACCGTGCTGATCGTGGTCGTGTTGGTCGCGACCGTCGCGTCGATGCGAGCCGTGTCGAGCGATCCCACGGACGATGCGGTCAGGATCGAGGTGACCGGCCACCAGTGGTGGTGGGAGGTCCGCTACCCGGACGACGGGGTGGTGACCGCGAACGAGGTCCACATCCCGGCGGGACGCGACGTCGTGCTCGAACTGCGCTCGGCCGACGTGATCCACAGCTTCTGGGTCCCGGCGCTGGCCGGCAAGATGGACCTGCTCCCGGAGCGCTCCAACACGCTGGTGATCGACGCCGATCGTCCCGGCCGGTACGAGGGCGTGTGCGCAGAGTTCTGCGGCATCCAGCACGCCAACATGCAGCTCGTCGTGGTCGCCCACGACGAACCCGGTTTCGCCGGCTGGCTCGATGCGCAGCGACAGCCCGCCGTCGAGCCCACCGGCGAACTCGAGACCCGGGGCGAGCACGTGTTCGTCGATCGTGGCTGCGCCGGTTGCCATCGCGTCGGCGGCACCGACGCCGCCGGCGACGACGGACCCGACCTGACGCACGTCGCCTCCCGCGCGGCGATCGCCGCGGGGACGCTGGACAACACGCTGCCCAACCTGCGTGAGTGGATCCTCGACCCGCACGCGATCAAGGACGGCGTCCTCATGCCGGCGGTCCAGCTCGACCCCGACGAGCTCGACGCCCTCGTCGCGTACGTGGGAGCGCTCCGATGA
- a CDS encoding glycoside hydrolase family 2 TIM barrel-domain containing protein, giving the protein MLPVIGTLAPWTDSTLLQLGRLPAHTPLAGFRRQSLDGPWQLEMFETPDVVPATAIAGSRARAVEVAVPGNWTMQDLGGFVDLPQYTNIQMPFEGPPPALPDRNPTGVYRRTFRVPKGWARTRVVLGVEGAESVHAVYVNGEFVGYGTDSRLPSEYDVSAHVHSGDNEIAIVVVKFSAHSYVEDQDQWWMGGLHRPVWIEPRPATHLADIPVTTTFDPATGAGAVAVSAMVSFGAAPESGWSARTTLTDPNGKQVGRPQVGVVPHEHARPYEFAGFVVDARFELRRARPWSAERPDRYTVTVELLDPRDRVRHTETALVGVRSVEVRDRRLLVNGRPVWIFGVNRHDHHPDRGKAVTVDDLRADLVAMRKHNITAIRTSHYPNRDEFYDLCDELGFYVIDEANIESHGYNRSVCDDPRYRAAWLDRGARMVQRDRNHPSIIIWSLGNEAGYGVNHDALAGWIRRADPTRPLHYEDAIRIEGWDDGGRPATDLVCPMYPTIDEIRSYGERGVGDRPLILCEYSHAMGNSNGSLADYWDAITGTDGLQGGFLWEWKDHSLRQHLDDGTTRLAYGGQFGDVPHDCNFVADGLMSSELVPHPAARELAWVYRPITVTSVDGGVRVENRRSFSDLRDLRPTFVALRDGEVVGRPRWSAPKLAPHTSVDVALPDVPDGTDLMRVEWRTRADTWFAPKGHLVAWDEVVIAEPSGGSTRSASGRAPGDLVDPRLHLWRAPVDNDGFKLMPDLARRLRVGGQALGSWQDADVDVRDAEELVEHRVSVTETEAGTVYRHVVEVPDDLADLPRVGVVFGLPETFDRVRWYGRGPHENYADRNRSAMLGIWEGAPDELPYLVPQEFGLRTECRWVDLIESSTGRIVRVDAIDRPLQVSATRYHAADLTAGASSFDLSPSPELVVHLDVAHRGLGTASCGPEVLERYRLAAGAHEFSYRVAVVDP; this is encoded by the coding sequence ATGCTGCCCGTGATCGGAACCCTCGCCCCGTGGACCGACTCCACACTGCTGCAACTCGGCCGCCTCCCCGCCCACACGCCGCTCGCAGGTTTCCGGCGACAGTCGCTCGACGGGCCGTGGCAGCTCGAGATGTTCGAGACGCCCGACGTCGTCCCCGCCACGGCGATCGCCGGGTCTCGCGCGCGAGCGGTCGAGGTGGCCGTTCCCGGCAACTGGACGATGCAGGATCTCGGCGGTTTTGTCGACCTGCCGCAGTACACCAACATCCAGATGCCGTTCGAGGGCCCCCCGCCCGCGCTGCCCGACCGCAACCCGACCGGGGTCTACCGCAGGACCTTCCGGGTCCCGAAGGGCTGGGCGCGCACTCGCGTGGTGCTCGGCGTCGAGGGTGCCGAGAGCGTGCACGCGGTGTACGTCAACGGCGAGTTCGTCGGCTACGGCACCGACAGCCGCCTCCCGAGTGAGTACGACGTCAGCGCCCACGTCCACAGCGGCGACAACGAGATCGCGATCGTCGTCGTCAAGTTCAGCGCCCACAGCTACGTCGAAGACCAGGACCAGTGGTGGATGGGCGGCCTGCACCGCCCGGTGTGGATCGAGCCGCGGCCGGCGACCCACCTCGCCGACATCCCGGTCACGACGACGTTCGATCCGGCCACCGGTGCCGGTGCGGTCGCGGTGTCCGCGATGGTGTCGTTCGGCGCCGCACCCGAGTCGGGCTGGTCGGCGCGCACCACGCTGACCGACCCGAACGGCAAGCAGGTCGGTCGTCCGCAGGTCGGCGTCGTACCCCACGAGCACGCGCGTCCGTACGAGTTCGCCGGCTTCGTGGTCGACGCGCGGTTCGAACTGCGACGGGCCCGACCGTGGAGCGCCGAACGGCCCGATCGGTACACGGTCACCGTCGAATTGCTCGACCCTCGCGATCGGGTCCGCCACACCGAGACCGCGCTCGTCGGTGTGCGCTCGGTCGAGGTGCGCGACCGGCGACTCCTCGTCAACGGCCGGCCGGTCTGGATCTTCGGCGTCAACCGACACGACCATCACCCCGACCGGGGCAAGGCGGTCACCGTCGACGACCTGCGCGCCGATCTGGTGGCGATGCGCAAGCACAACATCACGGCGATCCGCACGTCGCATTATCCGAACCGCGACGAGTTCTACGACCTCTGTGACGAACTCGGGTTCTACGTGATCGACGAAGCCAACATCGAGTCGCATGGCTACAACCGGAGCGTCTGCGACGATCCGCGCTACCGGGCCGCGTGGCTCGATCGCGGTGCTCGGATGGTGCAGCGCGACCGCAACCACCCGTCGATCATCATCTGGAGCCTCGGCAACGAGGCCGGCTACGGCGTCAACCACGACGCGCTCGCCGGGTGGATCCGCCGGGCCGACCCGACCCGCCCGCTCCACTACGAGGACGCGATCCGGATCGAGGGGTGGGACGACGGCGGACGTCCGGCGACCGACCTCGTGTGCCCGATGTACCCGACGATCGACGAGATCCGTTCGTACGGCGAACGTGGCGTCGGCGACCGGCCGCTGATCCTGTGCGAGTACAGCCACGCCATGGGGAACAGCAACGGCTCGCTGGCCGACTACTGGGATGCCATCACCGGCACCGACGGCCTGCAGGGCGGATTCCTGTGGGAGTGGAAGGACCATTCGCTCCGGCAGCACCTCGACGACGGCACGACCCGGCTCGCCTACGGCGGACAGTTCGGCGACGTGCCGCACGACTGCAACTTCGTGGCCGACGGCCTGATGTCGTCGGAACTGGTGCCGCACCCGGCCGCACGTGAGCTGGCCTGGGTGTATCGCCCGATCACCGTCACGTCCGTCGACGGTGGTGTCCGGGTGGAGAACCGGCGCTCGTTCAGCGATCTCCGCGACTTGCGACCGACCTTCGTGGCGCTCCGCGACGGCGAAGTGGTCGGGCGGCCCCGTTGGTCGGCACCGAAGTTGGCGCCGCACACGTCGGTCGACGTCGCGCTGCCGGACGTCCCCGACGGCACCGATCTGATGCGCGTCGAGTGGCGCACGCGGGCCGACACCTGGTTCGCGCCGAAGGGCCACCTCGTCGCCTGGGACGAGGTCGTGATCGCCGAACCGTCGGGCGGATCGACGCGGTCCGCGTCGGGTCGGGCGCCCGGCGACCTGGTCGATCCTCGACTGCACCTGTGGCGGGCCCCGGTCGACAACGACGGCTTCAAGTTGATGCCCGACCTGGCACGCCGACTCCGGGTCGGCGGGCAGGCGCTGGGTTCGTGGCAGGACGCCGACGTCGACGTGCGCGACGCGGAGGAACTCGTCGAGCACCGGGTCTCGGTGACCGAGACGGAGGCGGGCACCGTCTACCGCCACGTCGTCGAGGTGCCGGACGACCTCGCCGATCTGCCACGGGTCGGCGTCGTGTTCGGCCTACCCGAGACCTTCGACCGGGTTCGGTGGTACGGGCGGGGACCGCACGAGAACTACGCCGACCGCAACCGGAGCGCGATGCTCGGCATCTGGGAGGGGGCGCCCGACGAGTTGCCGTACCTGGTACCGCAGGAGTTCGGCTTGCGCACCGAGTGTCGCTGGGTCGACCTGATCGAATCGTCGACCGGACGCATCGTGCGCGTCGACGCGATCGATCGTCCGCTCCAGGTGTCGGCAACCAGGTACCACGCAGCCGACCTGACCGCCGGTGCGAGTTCGTTCGATCTCTCGCCGTCACCCGAACTGGTCGTGCACCTCGACGTGGCTCACCGCGGGCTCGGCACCGCGAGCTGCGGACCCGAGGTGCTCGAGCGGTATCGCCTCGCCGCCGGCGCCCACGAGTTCTCGTATCGCGTCGCCGTCGTCGATCCCTGA
- a CDS encoding DeoR/GlpR family DNA-binding transcription regulator has product MSETRDGQMGADPRFDGSADDGSEPLPVELRLRAEHELLVRHGFARVRDLSDRFGVSTVTIRHDLQQLEERQLARRVHGGAMPAAGSRIERSFEEVMTVQADQKAAIARAAADLITSGESLLLDVGTTTAALADELVARRDLADLTVFTNGLKIALALEAAHPRFAIVVTGGTLRPKQHSLVEPLAAPMLDSLRVDTVFIGCNGVDADGGVTNINLPEAAVKRSMIGAAARCVVVADSNKLGSRALASVCAIDDVDVVITDRGADADTVDAIRSKGVDVIIAE; this is encoded by the coding sequence GTGAGTGAAACTCGGGACGGCCAGATGGGGGCAGACCCGCGGTTCGATGGCAGCGCCGACGACGGCAGCGAGCCACTGCCGGTCGAGCTGCGCCTGCGCGCGGAGCACGAATTGCTCGTCCGGCACGGATTCGCCCGGGTTCGCGACCTGTCCGACCGATTCGGGGTCAGCACGGTCACGATCCGCCACGACCTCCAGCAACTCGAGGAGCGCCAGCTCGCGCGGCGGGTGCACGGCGGCGCCATGCCGGCGGCCGGCTCACGCATCGAGCGCAGCTTCGAAGAGGTCATGACCGTCCAGGCCGACCAGAAGGCGGCCATCGCGCGCGCCGCTGCCGATCTGATCACATCGGGTGAGTCGTTGCTGCTCGACGTGGGCACCACGACGGCGGCGTTGGCCGACGAGCTCGTCGCCCGCCGTGACCTCGCCGATCTCACCGTCTTCACGAACGGGCTCAAGATCGCGCTGGCGCTCGAGGCCGCCCACCCGCGGTTCGCGATCGTCGTCACGGGCGGGACCCTGCGACCCAAGCAGCACAGCCTCGTCGAGCCGCTCGCGGCGCCGATGCTCGACTCGCTGCGGGTCGACACGGTGTTCATCGGATGCAACGGGGTCGATGCCGACGGCGGTGTCACCAACATCAACCTGCCCGAAGCAGCGGTGAAGCGCAGCATGATCGGCGCCGCCGCACGCTGCGTCGTCGTCGCCGACAGCAACAAACTCGGGAGCCGTGCGCTGGCGTCGGTCTGTGCGATCGACGACGTCGACGTCGTGATCACCGACCGGGGCGCCGACGCCGACACGGTCGACGCCATCAGATCGAAGGGGGTCGACGTCATCATCGCCGAATGA
- a CDS encoding aldo/keto reductase, with protein MEYRRLGRTAVRVSPIALGTMNFGPHTPAADAHRILDHAVDAGINFIDTANQYGGRMGVGTTETIVGEWLAGRSDRDRLVIATKVHEPMGDGPNERGLSAFHIRRACEASLRRLQTDHIDLYQLHHLDRAASWDEVYTATDRLVAEGKITYLGTSNFPGWSLASGMERAAARSTLGPVSEQSLYNLATRAIEMEVIPAAQHYGIGIVPWSPLGGGLLAGAPDAESQRRQSARAEAAGVGEQLAAWEALCAEIGHAPAIVATAWLRDRPGVVAPIIGVRTDAQLDDALQSLDLTLDDDVLARLDEIFPGPGPAPEAYAW; from the coding sequence GTGGAGTACCGCCGACTCGGCCGCACGGCCGTCCGAGTGAGCCCGATCGCACTCGGCACGATGAACTTCGGGCCGCACACCCCGGCCGCCGATGCCCATCGCATCCTCGACCACGCGGTCGACGCCGGCATCAACTTCATCGACACCGCCAATCAGTACGGCGGCCGGATGGGCGTCGGCACGACCGAGACCATCGTCGGCGAGTGGCTCGCCGGACGCTCCGACCGCGACCGGCTCGTCATCGCCACCAAGGTGCACGAGCCGATGGGCGACGGCCCCAACGAGCGTGGCCTGTCGGCATTCCACATCCGGCGGGCGTGCGAGGCGAGCCTGCGACGCCTCCAGACCGACCACATCGACCTGTACCAGCTCCACCACCTCGACCGGGCCGCGTCGTGGGACGAGGTCTACACCGCCACCGACCGGCTCGTCGCCGAGGGCAAGATCACCTATCTCGGTACCAGCAACTTCCCCGGCTGGTCGCTCGCGTCCGGCATGGAACGCGCCGCCGCGCGATCCACGCTCGGCCCCGTGTCGGAGCAGAGTCTGTACAACCTCGCCACCCGCGCGATCGAGATGGAGGTCATCCCCGCGGCGCAGCACTACGGCATCGGGATCGTGCCGTGGAGCCCCCTCGGCGGCGGTCTGCTCGCCGGCGCCCCCGACGCCGAGTCGCAGCGACGCCAGAGCGCCCGCGCCGAGGCAGCCGGTGTCGGCGAACAACTCGCGGCGTGGGAAGCCCTGTGCGCCGAGATCGGGCACGCTCCTGCGATCGTCGCCACCGCGTGGCTGCGCGACCGGCCGGGCGTCGTCGCGCCGATCATCGGCGTGCGCACCGATGCGCAGCTCGACGATGCGCTGCAGTCGCTCGATCTCACCCTCGACGACGACGTGCTGGCGCGCCTCGACGAGATCTTCCCCGGGCCCGGTCCGGCACCCGAGGCCTACGCCTGGTGA
- a CDS encoding alpha/beta hydrolase, with amino-acid sequence MNWNELDIDVDGVDIHVHRGGVSGAPAVVFAHGFSDDGRCWSRFAELIAERFDVVAVDARNHGRSGRGPADPSILAADLASVIRELGLSRPILVGHSIGATTVTVLAATFPELVGSVVLEDPPWRPDRSSVDRARLDGARAWIDSLAGRSDDDLRRLGREQHPTWPEEEFDSWAPAKHGLGPRAIEHLAPIEWEALVSSIEVPILVVLGDPELDAIATPELAAQISARNERVTVGSVADAGHNIRRENLVGFADVVVPFLDANSSPAA; translated from the coding sequence ATGAACTGGAACGAACTCGACATCGACGTCGACGGCGTCGACATCCACGTGCACCGCGGTGGGGTGTCCGGCGCGCCGGCGGTCGTCTTCGCCCACGGCTTCAGCGACGACGGGCGGTGCTGGAGTCGGTTCGCCGAGCTGATCGCCGAGCGGTTCGACGTCGTCGCGGTCGATGCCCGCAACCACGGGCGTTCGGGCCGCGGCCCGGCCGACCCCTCGATCCTGGCTGCCGACCTGGCGTCGGTCATCCGCGAGCTCGGCCTGAGCCGACCGATCCTCGTCGGTCACTCGATCGGTGCCACCACCGTCACGGTGCTGGCCGCGACCTTCCCCGAACTCGTCGGGTCGGTCGTGCTCGAAGACCCGCCGTGGCGCCCCGATCGATCGTCGGTCGACCGGGCGCGCCTCGACGGTGCGCGAGCGTGGATCGACTCGCTGGCAGGCCGGTCGGACGACGACCTCCGACGGCTCGGCCGCGAACAGCACCCGACGTGGCCCGAGGAGGAGTTCGACTCGTGGGCGCCGGCCAAGCACGGGCTCGGCCCCCGGGCGATCGAGCACCTGGCCCCGATCGAGTGGGAAGCGCTCGTGTCGTCGATCGAGGTCCCGATCCTTGTCGTGCTCGGTGACCCCGAACTCGATGCGATCGCCACGCCCGAGCTCGCGGCGCAGATCAGCGCTCGCAACGAGCGGGTGACGGTCGGCTCGGTGGCCGACGCCGGCCACAACATCCGACGTGAGAACCTCGTCGGCTTCGCCGACGTCGTGGTGCCGTTCCTCGACGCGAACAGCTCGCCGGCCGCCTGA
- a CDS encoding phytanoyl-CoA dioxygenase family protein, with translation MNPSTSAPTHDIGWAGPSRTDPEVVALRDHLEANNGIRGLDVLEPTEIERAVQLFDRDGFVVVRDALTPEQTEFLANGVLEVVDDIVSLDDTRDGNRGSHRYSFGGTSVTRSMLHRPEWRMLLDLPTVTPLLTAIFGSPNYSVRSGSGDFCLPGAVNYQPLHSDMRDYVDAESTPISSFIDRRKFLTTRDLPAPYVCVNFLPFDQTTLNGPTRQIPGTQHARVAPPSLEEEPEWMRLSTVCPAPAGSIQIRDVRAWHGGTPNLSDEVRAIPNIEFYAPWFREPTIPGITYEDFKTLSPHAQHITQHVVQDSSEELDTSLSFRSYMPFRTS, from the coding sequence ATGAACCCCTCAACGAGTGCACCGACCCACGACATCGGATGGGCCGGACCGTCCCGCACCGACCCCGAGGTCGTCGCCCTGCGCGACCACCTCGAGGCCAACAACGGCATCCGCGGTCTCGACGTCCTCGAGCCGACGGAGATCGAACGTGCCGTCCAACTGTTCGATCGGGACGGTTTCGTCGTCGTCCGCGATGCGCTGACCCCCGAGCAGACCGAGTTCCTCGCCAACGGCGTCCTCGAGGTCGTCGACGACATCGTCTCGCTCGACGACACACGCGACGGCAACCGCGGCTCGCATCGATACTCGTTCGGCGGCACCAGCGTCACCCGGAGCATGCTCCACCGGCCCGAGTGGCGGATGCTGCTCGACCTGCCGACCGTCACACCCCTGCTCACCGCGATCTTCGGCTCGCCGAACTACTCGGTGCGGTCCGGCAGCGGCGACTTCTGCCTGCCGGGCGCGGTCAACTACCAGCCGCTGCACTCCGACATGCGCGACTACGTCGATGCCGAGAGCACCCCGATCAGCTCGTTCATCGACCGACGCAAGTTCCTCACCACCCGTGACCTGCCGGCACCGTACGTGTGTGTCAACTTCCTCCCGTTCGACCAGACCACGCTCAACGGCCCGACCCGTCAGATCCCCGGCACGCAGCACGCTCGCGTCGCCCCGCCGTCGCTCGAGGAGGAACCCGAGTGGATGCGGCTCAGCACGGTGTGCCCGGCACCCGCCGGATCGATCCAGATTCGCGACGTGCGCGCGTGGCACGGCGGCACCCCGAACCTGTCCGACGAGGTGCGAGCGATCCCGAACATCGAGTTCTACGCACCGTGGTTCCGCGAGCCGACGATCCCCGGCATCACCTACGAGGACTTCAAGACGTTGTCACCCCACGCCCAGCACATCACGCAGCACGTCGTCCAGGACAGCTCGGAAGAACTCGACACCAGCCTGTCGTTCCGCTCCTACATGCCGTTCCGCACGTCATGA
- a CDS encoding alpha-galactosidase, with amino-acid sequence MIHLQGSSFDVVVDLDHGAPVVAHWGPPIGDPSALANVDDRPLVHGTPDAVAPLSVVPEHGAGFTGRPGLRGHRRRGRHWAPRFEPREHTLDGGRLTVVAEDPVAELRLVTTIEVGECLVVATELSNLSKHERYLLDGLSITLPVPQHLDELGSFTGRWTREFQQVRLPWPHGAHTAENRRGRTSHETPPLLFAGTAGFGEWDGEVLGAHLAWSGNHAWFADRLADGRRYLQMGELLHPGEVSLEPGESYRTPDLVAVWSDTGLTAATQRFHRRLRARPEHPARPRPVLINTWEAVYFDHDLDTLRDLADRAARVGVERFVLDDGWFGSRRDDTSGLGDWVVSADAYPDGLAPLIGHVTGLGMEFGIWVEPEMVNPDSDLFRAHPEWVLTTDGYEPPLGRSQLVLDLAQPGAFAHVLGQLDALLTDHDIAYVKWDMNRDHIAASGADGAAGTRAQTLALYRLLDELRSRHPSVEIESCSSGGARIDHEILARTDRVWTSDCNDALERQLIQRGASMLIPPELMGAHIGPPRSHTTGRRHGLAFRAATALFGHLGIEWNLRDLGDAELDALAEVVALHQRFRPLLHGGDVVRFDTEAEFVAHGVYRPDRGEALVSVARIATSASLVPPPLRLPGLAVDRRYRVGHVSLPHEPTGPNRTLPAWWNDGVTMTGRDLARVGVQLPATHPETATLIHLTATD; translated from the coding sequence GTGATCCATCTGCAGGGTTCGTCCTTCGACGTCGTCGTCGATCTCGACCACGGTGCGCCGGTCGTCGCGCACTGGGGCCCGCCGATCGGCGACCCGAGCGCGCTCGCGAACGTCGACGACCGGCCGCTGGTGCACGGCACGCCCGACGCGGTCGCCCCGCTCTCCGTCGTGCCCGAGCACGGTGCCGGATTCACCGGCCGACCCGGACTCCGCGGCCACCGGCGGCGTGGTCGCCACTGGGCGCCCCGGTTCGAGCCGCGCGAGCACACGCTCGACGGTGGCCGTTTGACCGTCGTGGCGGAGGACCCCGTCGCCGAACTCCGACTCGTCACGACGATCGAGGTCGGCGAGTGCCTCGTGGTCGCCACCGAACTTTCCAACCTGAGTAAGCACGAGCGCTACCTGCTCGACGGGTTGTCGATCACGCTCCCGGTCCCGCAGCACCTCGACGAACTCGGCAGCTTCACCGGTCGCTGGACGCGAGAGTTCCAGCAGGTGCGGTTGCCGTGGCCGCACGGCGCCCACACGGCGGAGAACCGTCGCGGCCGTACCTCGCACGAGACCCCGCCGCTGCTGTTCGCCGGCACCGCCGGTTTCGGCGAGTGGGACGGCGAGGTGCTGGGTGCACATCTCGCATGGAGCGGCAACCATGCGTGGTTTGCCGACCGGCTCGCCGACGGCCGCCGCTACCTCCAGATGGGCGAGTTGCTGCACCCCGGCGAGGTCTCACTCGAGCCCGGCGAGAGTTACCGCACCCCCGACCTCGTCGCGGTGTGGTCGGACACCGGGCTCACCGCGGCGACCCAACGCTTCCACCGTCGCCTCCGCGCCCGCCCCGAGCACCCGGCCCGGCCGCGGCCGGTACTGATCAACACGTGGGAGGCGGTGTACTTCGACCACGACCTCGACACCCTGCGCGATCTCGCCGACCGTGCCGCCAGGGTCGGCGTGGAGCGGTTCGTCCTCGACGACGGGTGGTTCGGATCGCGGCGCGACGACACGTCGGGCCTCGGCGACTGGGTCGTGTCGGCCGACGCGTATCCCGACGGGCTCGCACCACTGATCGGGCACGTCACCGGGCTCGGGATGGAGTTCGGGATCTGGGTCGAGCCGGAGATGGTCAACCCCGACAGCGACCTCTTCCGAGCGCACCCGGAGTGGGTGCTGACGACCGACGGGTACGAACCCCCGCTCGGTCGGAGCCAGCTCGTGCTCGACCTGGCGCAGCCGGGCGCATTCGCCCACGTGCTCGGCCAGCTCGATGCGCTGCTGACCGATCACGACATCGCCTACGTGAAGTGGGACATGAATCGCGACCACATCGCCGCCAGCGGCGCCGACGGGGCGGCGGGGACTCGTGCCCAGACGCTCGCGCTGTACCGGCTGCTCGACGAGTTGCGTTCACGCCACCCGAGCGTGGAGATCGAGTCGTGCAGTTCGGGCGGTGCCAGGATCGACCACGAGATCCTCGCCCGCACCGACCGCGTGTGGACCAGCGACTGCAACGACGCGCTCGAGCGCCAACTGATCCAGCGCGGCGCGTCGATGCTGATCCCGCCCGAGCTGATGGGGGCGCACATCGGCCCGCCCCGCTCGCACACGACCGGTCGCCGCCACGGGCTCGCGTTCCGTGCCGCGACCGCGCTGTTCGGCCACCTCGGGATCGAGTGGAACCTGCGCGATCTCGGCGACGCCGAGCTCGACGCGCTCGCCGAGGTCGTGGCGCTGCACCAGCGTTTCCGGCCGCTGCTGCACGGCGGTGACGTCGTGCGGTTCGACACCGAGGCCGAGTTCGTCGCGCACGGCGTGTACCGGCCCGACCGTGGCGAGGCCCTGGTCAGCGTGGCCCGGATCGCCACGTCAGCGAGCCTCGTGCCGCCGCCGCTCCGTCTGCCGGGGCTCGCCGTCGACCGCCGCTACCGGGTCGGGCATGTTTCGCTGCCGCACGAGCCGACGGGTCCGAACCGCACGCTGCCGGCGTGGTGGAACGACGGTGTGACGATGACCGGCCGCGATCTCGCCAGGGTCGGCGTCCAACTTCCGGCGACCCACCCCGAGACCGCAACGCTCATCCACCTGACCGCGACGGACTGA
- a CDS encoding TIGR04255 family protein → MTMSLPSYGKPPVYEVALAVQFETDRPLSSADLASIRSLLEPDYPIVRDMPPLGRMTTDLERTVEFEFSSTPPVPRYWFLSQDESHLVQLQRDRIAVNWRRQGNDPYPRYDTIKPRLEKAWTLLVQHLGEFGYEEPRPDVAEVTYVNPIEATPGIWEQPSELGAVFKPWSGDLNDELHAELKTAALNLQFTLPGTDGGLRATVQPAMNNETGRAALMLTLVARGNAENETFQGALRFLDIGHEAIVRTFTALTTNEMHTHWERIQ, encoded by the coding sequence ATGACGATGTCGCTTCCGTCCTACGGAAAGCCTCCCGTCTACGAGGTCGCGCTGGCGGTGCAGTTCGAGACGGACCGTCCATTGAGCTCGGCCGACCTTGCGAGCATCCGGTCGCTGCTCGAGCCTGACTACCCGATCGTTCGTGACATGCCGCCTCTCGGACGAATGACGACCGACCTCGAACGGACCGTCGAGTTCGAGTTCTCGAGCACGCCGCCGGTTCCTCGCTACTGGTTTCTCTCTCAAGACGAGTCGCACCTCGTTCAGTTACAGCGAGACCGAATTGCCGTGAACTGGCGCCGGCAAGGGAACGACCCGTACCCCCGGTACGACACCATCAAGCCTCGGCTTGAGAAGGCGTGGACCTTGCTGGTGCAGCACCTCGGCGAGTTCGGATACGAGGAGCCTCGTCCTGATGTGGCTGAGGTCACGTACGTGAATCCCATCGAAGCAACGCCGGGAATCTGGGAGCAGCCGAGTGAGCTTGGTGCTGTATTCAAGCCCTGGAGCGGTGACCTCAATGATGAACTACATGCTGAACTTAAGACGGCCGCCTTGAACCTTCAGTTCACATTGCCAGGAACCGATGGAGGTTTGAGGGCTACAGTCCAACCAGCAATGAACAACGAGACGGGGCGTGCAGCGCTGATGCTGACTCTTGTCGCACGAGGGAATGCTGAGAACGAAACATTCCAGGGCGCTTTGCGGTTCCTAGACATAGGACACGAAGCAATCGTGAGAACGTTCACCGCGCTAACCACGAACGAGATGCACACACACTGGGAGCGAATCCAATGA